In the Candidatus Hydrogenedentota bacterium genome, GGTTCAGTCCGCTGCTGACCAGTCTGGTCTTTGGCCTGTGCCTGGGCAATGCGTCGGAGGAAGCGAGCCGCCAGACGCAGGCGCTCGAACCCATCGAACTCTTGCTGTTCATTTGCTTCTTTACGATGGCGGGCGTCTCGCTGCACCTCGAGACGGCGCGCGAGGCCGGTCTGCTCTGCGTGGCGTATCTGGGCTTGCGTTTCCTGGGCAAGCTGGCGGGCGGCGCCGCGGGCGGCCGCGTTGCCGGCACGACGCGGCGCATCTGGCTGAATATGGGCATTGGGCTCATGCCTCAGGCGGGCGTGGCAATCGGCATGGTCGTGCTTTTGGGCGGCGATGCGCGTATTCCGGAGGCGGTTTCCGGGCAGGTGGCGGCGATCGTGCTCGCCGGTGTCGCGCTTGCCGAGATCTTCGGCCCCTTCTTCACGCGGTTGAGTCTCCGCCGGGCCAATGAGGTCAACAAGGACCGGCGCCGCCTGATCGAGTTCCTCCAGGAAGAATACATCCTTACCGGTCTCCGCGCAGCGGACAAATGGGAAGCCTTGCGGAAAGTGACCGATTTCTACATACGCACTCACCGTATCGCCCCCGCGCTCCGCGAGGCGCTGCATCAATCGATCATCGAACGGGAAAGGGACGGCACGACCGCGATAGGGCTGGGAGCGGCCATCCCACACGGGCGCATCGGTCACGGCGGGGGTATCCGCGGCGTGCTCGCAATCTGCAGCGAGGGCGTTGCCTGGGGCGAGGACGATGACGAAAGTGTGCGGCTGGTCATGCTGGTGGTGACGCCAGCCGGTCACGACAAGGAACATATCGAGGTAATGGCCAGTCTGGCCCAGATGATCTCCGACGCGACCATCCGCACTCGTTTGCTGGCAGCGATGGACGCCAACGACGCATGGGAGGTTATTGAGGGAGAAGAAACGCGGAACTACAACTATTTCCTGGACGAGAAGGAGCAGGAGACCGCTGAGGAAGCGGCGTAAGCGGCTCGGACACCGGCGCCGCGGCAAGGATTATGGACGGAAGACCGCGCATGGTAAGATTGCGGGGCGGCATCGTAGTGTTTTGACAATCGCGGAGATAGAGTGGGAATAAGACCGGCCGGGCAAGCGTATTTCAAGATGGCCTGGCTGTAAGCACATCAAACGGAAATGCTGTAGTCCGTGGCGCAGACGATTCTTCCATATGGCATCGCGAATTTCGCGCGCAAAGCACGCCATGTCTTGGATTTCGGGGGGGTGTGGCTGGCCCGCCACCTGAACCGGTCGCCAAGATCGCTGCCTATTCTGATTCTCATGCTGACCGACAAGTGCAATCTGAAATGCAAGATGTGCGGGGCATGCGACTACACGCCCGGCGACCACAACCTGCTCTCGCTCGACGAATGGAAGGCGGTCGTCGACGCAGCGGCGCGCCTGCGCACGCAGGTCGTCGCTATCACGGGCGGCGAGGCCATGCTGCGGCACGACCTCTTCGATTTGATCCGCCACGTGCGCGGGCTCGGCATGGCGGTGCACCTGAACACCAATGGGCTCCTGCTCCGCGACAAGAACGTGGCGAAACTGGCGGAGAGCGGCGTGGAAACCGTGTCCATCTCGATTGAGAGCCCGGACGCGGCGGTCCATGACGCCATCCGCGGACGCGGCACCTTTCAGCACACGCTCGACGGCCTGCGGCGCTTGCGCGCCGCCGCGCCGGACCTGCGCATCGGCCTCAATAGCGTCATCAACAAGCACAACTACAAGACCTTGGCCGAAATGGTGCCGTTTGCCGTGCGGGAAGGCGTGGACCAGCTCAAGCTCGCGCCGATTCATACGAATTTACAGCACAAGGGCAAGAACGTCGACGAATACGCGGACATGATCTTTCAGGAACCCGACTTGGACGGCCTCGAACGCGAATTGAGCCGCATGCGGGCCGCCTTGGCAAAAACAAATCTCGAAACGACACTGGACCAGTTTTTTGACGGCATCACGGACCACTACCGCCCACCAGCGACGAATTTCTACTGCTACGCGGGTTTTGCCATCATGGTGGTCGGACCCCAAGGCTACGTTTCGGCGTGTTTCGATAAGGACAGCCCGATGAATGTGCGCGAGACCCCGCTCGACGAAATCTGGCGCAGCCGCGCCTTTCACGAGCATAGGCAACTGGCCCGTCATTGTGACCGCGCGTGCTGGGACACCGCAAACACGGAACTGAGCATGCGCCTGAGCGTGCTCCGGGCCTTGCGCGAACCGCGCAAGCTCATCAGCGCCATCCGCTACTACACCCGGCGCGGCCGACAAGGCCGTCGTCCCGGTGATGCCGCCCGCCCCGCCTGCAGCCGGGGACCGGATGCCGCTTGCGGCGGCGGGGACTATGGGGCCGGGCGCGCGGCGCACGACGCGAAGACAGTGATGGCCGCGACGGGCGGCGGGGACCCGTCCCAGGATGCGTCGCCGGGCATAGACGAGTGTGAATATGCGGCGGAGACGCTTGGCGCGCCCGCCGGCAAACCGGGGGGAGAACGGTGAGCGCCACGGGCGCCGGTCTGGCGGCCACCCTCTATCGCCTCGGCGATGCATGGGTGCGCACGCGCGTGTTGCGCCGGCGCGTGCCGCTGCTGGTCGGGTTCAACATCACGTTCCGCTGCAACCTCCGCTGCGCTTACTGCGCCTCGCCCACGCTCGAGGTGCCCGAGATGGACACGGACCAGGTGCTGCGAACCGTCGACGATTTTTACGCTCTGGGCATGCGCTGGATCACGTTCAGCGGCGGTGAGCCGCTCCTGCGCAAGGACCTCGGGACCATCATCGGCCATGTCAAGGACAAGGGTATCGTTACGTTCATCAGCACAAACGGATGGCTGATCCCGAAACGCATCAGAGAACTCTTGCGCGCCGACCGGTTCACCATCAGCCTGGACGGCGGCGAGAGGGTCCACGACGCGGTGCGCGGCAAGAACGCATTCGCGAAGGCGCTCGCGGGCGCGGACGCCGCGCGGGAACACGGCGTCCCTCTGGCCTTCACATGCGTGCTTTCGAGTTACAACCTCGATGCCGTGGACGACGTTCTCGAACTGGCCGCGCGGTTCGGCGCCACCTGCATGTTCCAGCCCGCAACCAAGTGGCTCGACTCTTCGAGCAGACCGAATCCCATCGCGCCGCCGACGGACCGCTACCGCGACGCCATCCGTTATCTGTTGCGCCGGAAGCGCGAGGGCGCGCCCATCACGAACTCGAGCGCGGGCTTGTGGTACCTGATGCATTGGCCGGACCCGGCGCCCATCGCGAGCACGGCCGGCCGGATCACGTGCACAATCGAACCGGACGGCAAGGTGACGGCTTCGCACGTGACGCAGGGCAATTGCCTGGAAGAGCAGGCCGGCGGCCTTTCCGCCCGGGAAAACTACCTGAATCTGTCTATCCCAGAAATGGTGGACCAGTCCTGGTGCGCGCCCATTCTCGAACTGGACCTGCTCTTTGCGCTCAATGCGGCCGCTATCTGGAACGCCATGAAGGTGCAACGCTGAAACCCCGCCGGCCCGGGCTGCGCCAAGGGTTGTTTTTTGACATGCGGCCGGACGCTCACTATACTAGCGCCTCAGATTCACCCGGTTTCCTTGGGGAAGCATGAGGTGCGGCATGGTTGACGGACATGTGCTCGTGCTGAACAAATCCTGGGTGGCGGTCAATGTGGCCTCTGCCCGGCGCGCGATCATGCTGCTCTATCAAGGTCATGCACGCGCCGTTCATCCCGCCGACTACTCGCTGTACAGCTTCGCGGACTGGTGCGACCTGTCCGCGGACGAAGACAGCGACGAGGATGGGAGATATCTGCGCACGCCCACCATGCGCATCCGCCTGCCTGAAGTCATCATCCTGAGCGTGTTCAACAGTTTCGTCCACCGCGAAGTGCCCTTCACGCGCCGCAACATCTTCGCGCGCGACAACCACCAGTGCCAGTACTGCGGCAAGCGGTTTTCCAAAC is a window encoding:
- a CDS encoding radical SAM protein; translation: MAQTILPYGIANFARKARHVLDFGGVWLARHLNRSPRSLPILILMLTDKCNLKCKMCGACDYTPGDHNLLSLDEWKAVVDAAARLRTQVVAITGGEAMLRHDLFDLIRHVRGLGMAVHLNTNGLLLRDKNVAKLAESGVETVSISIESPDAAVHDAIRGRGTFQHTLDGLRRLRAAAPDLRIGLNSVINKHNYKTLAEMVPFAVREGVDQLKLAPIHTNLQHKGKNVDEYADMIFQEPDLDGLERELSRMRAALAKTNLETTLDQFFDGITDHYRPPATNFYCYAGFAIMVVGPQGYVSACFDKDSPMNVRETPLDEIWRSRAFHEHRQLARHCDRACWDTANTELSMRLSVLRALREPRKLISAIRYYTRRGRQGRRPGDAARPACSRGPDAACGGGDYGAGRAAHDAKTVMAATGGGDPSQDASPGIDECEYAAETLGAPAGKPGGER
- a CDS encoding HNH endonuclease, encoding MVDGHVLVLNKSWVAVNVASARRAIMLLYQGHARAVHPADYSLYSFADWCDLSADEDSDEDGRYLRTPTMRIRLPEVIILSVFNSFVHREVPFTRRNIFARDNHQCQYCGKRFSKPDLTVDHVIPRSRSGGDSWDNLVLACVRCNLKKGNRTPEEANMPLIRHPSRPQWLPRLGTRIPHHELMSWQRFVDTTYWSHEAFEESAVG
- a CDS encoding cation:proton antiporter, which translates into the protein MSVIRESLHIPVTAQMGPLLVLSLILVAGLSGGWVARRLRVPSVTGNILAGIFIGPACLNLFSDQDVITAMQPMSTFAMALITAGIGSQLSYNRLHNAWRRVVSIALGEVLFCFLLVIPAVWLLGASWPVALVLGCIAVNSSPATIVAIIRETRSKGTFVKTLLAVVGLDNMISILMFAFARTLLADYYVAGAVGIAPALLQTLWQLGGALALGYLIGYVTERLVHHPQMHDFSTVFIAILLCAGVSTYFGFSPLLTSLVFGLCLGNASEEASRQTQALEPIELLLFICFFTMAGVSLHLETAREAGLLCVAYLGLRFLGKLAGGAAGGRVAGTTRRIWLNMGIGLMPQAGVAIGMVVLLGGDARIPEAVSGQVAAIVLAGVALAEIFGPFFTRLSLRRANEVNKDRRRLIEFLQEEYILTGLRAADKWEALRKVTDFYIRTHRIAPALREALHQSIIERERDGTTAIGLGAAIPHGRIGHGGGIRGVLAICSEGVAWGEDDDESVRLVMLVVTPAGHDKEHIEVMASLAQMISDATIRTRLLAAMDANDAWEVIEGEETRNYNYFLDEKEQETAEEAA
- a CDS encoding radical SAM protein is translated as MSATGAGLAATLYRLGDAWVRTRVLRRRVPLLVGFNITFRCNLRCAYCASPTLEVPEMDTDQVLRTVDDFYALGMRWITFSGGEPLLRKDLGTIIGHVKDKGIVTFISTNGWLIPKRIRELLRADRFTISLDGGERVHDAVRGKNAFAKALAGADAAREHGVPLAFTCVLSSYNLDAVDDVLELAARFGATCMFQPATKWLDSSSRPNPIAPPTDRYRDAIRYLLRRKREGAPITNSSAGLWYLMHWPDPAPIASTAGRITCTIEPDGKVTASHVTQGNCLEEQAGGLSARENYLNLSIPEMVDQSWCAPILELDLLFALNAAAIWNAMKVQR